The sequence CCATGTGGTGGCCATTCTTGTTTTGGCGCTTCGCCCGGGCGCCTATGGACTGGTCTCGACCATCCTGTGCAATACCGAGGAGGTGGCGCGCCGGCATTACGGTCGCGACGACGGCAAGGCGGTCTCGCAGGCGCTGCGGGACGCGCTGCTGGCGCACCATCCTGATCTCCTGCGCCGCCATCGGTGGACGGCCTCATGAAATCCGAGATCGCTGAAAGCAGGCTGAGTTCGCTCCCCCGGGAGCTGAAGGATAGGCTTGTGTCGGTTCGCGCTGACCTGCCGCCGGGTGCCATCTCGGTCGTGGGCAGACTGTTCGACAGTCTAGCCGATCGAGAGGAGCACCACGGCGCGCCATCCCGGGCGGCCTTCGAGGCGGCTTACGGATCGGAATCGACCCTCGCGCTCCTCCTGCGCGTCTGCGCGACGCACGTGCCGGAGGTCGGGCTCGCCGAGGCGCGCCTGCTCCGCTGCGAATACTACACCGCGCGGCCTCGGGCGGCGGGCCATGGTCGAACCGCGCAACCGGCGACTGCACCCGAGGCGCTCGCCCCCTGGGCCACCAAGAAGTCACAGGCATGGCCGCGGTCCTGGCAAGAGCTCCTCCCCGGACTGCTCGACGCGCCCGTGCGCGAGGGCACGATCCGTCGACATGTCGCCTCGGTCGATCGGTGTGCCGCGCTCGTGCCGGCCCTGCGCTGCCCGCCTCGTCTGGGCTGGCTCTTCGGTTGGGAACTGGGGCGGCTGCTGCAGGATGGAAGTGCCGGGCAGGGGATCACTCCCGTCGCGCCACGGACGATCTCGAACTATCTCGGCGGGTTGGTTGCCCTTGGCCTTCATGGGGGATTGGATGCGGACGAGCTCGACGGTCTGCGTGCGGTGCGTCAGTCCTGGCTCCGCAAGGGGCGCGCATCGCGCAAGGGCAAGCAGGATCGTCTCGATGTGCTCTATGCCTCGGGCGGCTACGAGATGATCGTGCAGCGGCTCGCAGCGGAGATGGAGCGCGCGCGGCGCTTGCCGGCCTGGACCGCGGAGCATGAGCGGGCCCGCTCCACGAGCGCCATTCTGGCTGTCATGATCAACTGGCCTGCGCGCACGGGGGATATCGCCGGATGGCGTCTGGGGGACGAGCTCGTGCGCACGCCCTGGGGCGAGTGGACCCTGCGCTACCGGCAGGAGAAGACCGGCCGGATGGCGAATGCGGGACCGCTCTGGCCTGAAACCGGCGAGATCCTCGATCTGCATCTGCTCGCCGGTCGCCCCGCGCGGCTTGCACAGACCCGCTTCGCGCAATTGCGGGGCGCGAACTGGCTCACGCAGGGTCCGGCGGCACGTCCGAGCAGATGGCCGTCCGAGCAGGTCAAGCGTGTCACCGGCCTTCCTGCCCACGACCTGCGCACCGTGGCTGCGGACTACCTGCGGTGCTACGAAGCAGAGACCGCCGCCGACCGCGTCGCTGCTCTGCTCGGCCATGCCTCGCGGCAGGCAGGCGCCGAATACCGCTCGGACTGCGCCGTCACCGCGGGACAATCGGAATGGCAGGCGATCCGCGCCCGGATCGCGGAGAGCTGATCGAACAGGCGGAGCGTGTTTTGGACGCCCTCTGCCGGGGACCATGTCCCTGCCATGAGATCGGCTGAGACCTACGACTACACGCTCTCCCTCGATAAGGTCGCATGGCACTGGCGGCTTGGCCGGCGGACCGTGCGCGAGATGATCCGCGACGGCCGCCTGCCGGCCGTCCGGGTGGGCGGGCAGCTGCGGCTTTGCTGGCGCGACGTCTGGCGCTGCGAGGCGGGCGCAATGCCCGCGCGTCGGGCCGAGGACGACTACCGGCGCCCCTTGCTGACGAAGAAGGATGTCGCGGCAAGCCTTGCTGTCTCGACCCGCTCCGTCGAGCGTCTGATTGCGCAGGGTCTGCCAACCCGAAAGGTCGGACAGAACACCCGCATCGCGCCGCGTGACCTCGAAGACTGGCTCGACCGGCAGCGTGAGACCTGACCGCTGGTAACCGGCGCGCGACGTCCCGTGGCCGAGGAGCAGACCCGCGCCGGGGCGCTCGAAGCATCGCACCTCCGCGAGACACGACAATGAACGTGGGCCCGCTCCGGTGCCGCGCGCAGTTCGATGACGCGCACGGCACCGGAGCCGAACCCACAAAGAGAAGGGAGAGCGTCGAAGCGTGAAACCATCGGAAAGAGGATTGATTATGCTCGACAGAACTGACCCTGCAGAAACACCGGAATGGCGGCACCATCTCGGCCCCGGCCATGTCATCGCCTTCGCGTTCCCGCATGCCGACGCAGATGAGGACGAGGACTGCCAGACGCCGAAGATCCGGCCTTGTCTCGTGCTCGATGTAGAGGCCCGTGACGATGAGCGTCTCGCCCTCATCGCCTACGGCACCTCGGCGCGCACCGCTGCGAACAAGGGTTTGGAGATCCATGTCCGCCGCATCGAAGACCGCCTCGCCGCAGGGCTAACGAAGCGCACCCGCTTCGTCTGTGCGCGGCGCCAGCTCGTGCCGCTCCGTCACCCCGGCTTCAGCCTGTCCGCCGCCACAGGGTCGCCGGTGCTCGGACGGCTCGCGGGCAATCCGATGTCGGTCATGAACGCCCTTCGAGCAAGGCTCGGCGCTCGAGGCGAGGTTGCCGCCGCCTTCCGTTCGAGAGAACCCAAGCATATCACGGCGGCCCGGGACCGCGACCTCATCCTGCAGGAGCGCGACCCGTCAGGTTCGAGGCGATGCATCAACGGCCAGCCGCAGCAACCGAACCCTCGGTACCTGGAAAACCCACGACAGCTTCGGAAACCGCCCGCCAAACGCACAGGCGTCCCCCGACATTCATCGGCGAAATGTTCGCGGATCTTCCTGCGACAAACCGCAAAAGCACGACAAAATGTGCAGTTCGGGACTGCACCAGCGAGGCGATCTGGTTCCAGTCCCGGAGCATGACAAGGCTGAGCGCCAATCTGGCTTGAAAAGCCCACTTCAGGCACACCCACTGCTCAGCACGCTGGCAACGGCCGCCACAACACGCGCGAGCGCACAAAGATGTGGAGCAAAAAGTGGAGCAAATCGATGACAATTTAGACTTCGCCACCCTCAAGCGCCTTATTTATATGGCGCATTGTGCTCAGATGAGGCGGAAAAATGGCGGAGAGACAGGGATTCGAACCCTGGGTGGAGTCACCCCCACAACGGTTTTCGAGACCGCCCCGTTCGACCACTCCGGCACCTCTCCGCGGTCGTGGGCGTAGATAGGCGAAGCGGGCAGGGGCGCGCAAGGGCGAAATGGTCAGGTGCCGTAGGCCGCTATGAAGATGCGGACGCATTCGCGGGCGTGGGGGGCGAAGCTACTCTCGGGCGGGATGGCCGCATCGCCGAGGAACATGGCATCGTTGGTCGGCCCGCCCATGACCAGCCAGTTGAAATAGGCGCCCGCGGCCTCCGGGTCCGGCACGGCGATCACCCCCTGCGCTGCGTAGGCCCGGAATGCTGATGCGAGCCGCGTGATGGAGCGGGCGGGGCCCCGGCGGTGCAGCGTCGCGCCGAGCTCCGGAAACCGCTCCACCTCTCCGATCACGAGGCGGCGCAGTTGCAGGAGGCGCGGGGTCATCACGATCCGCAACTGCTCGACGGCGAAGTCGTGGAGGAACTCCTCGATCGGCCGGTCCGGAGACGGGTCCTCGACCCGGGCGAGCAGCGCGTCGCCCGCGCCGCCGGTCATGCCCTCCACCATCTCGACGAAGAGCGTCTCCTTGCTGCCGAAATGGGCGTAGACCGTCTGTTTGGAGACGTCGGCCTCCGCCGCGACCTCGTCCATGCTGGTGCCGCTATAGCCCGTGCGCAGGAACAGCCGCTCCGCCGCCTCCAGGATGGCCGCGCGGGTGCGCGCGCGTCGGGTCTCCGCTCCGTTCGTCATGCGCTTCCCCTAGCCGGACTGCGAGCGTAGCGGAAGGCCATTGACAGATCAAACTGGACGGTCTAGTCTAATCAGTGTCCAGCGATGGAGGGAGCGATGCGTCAAACGACCGTGTTCACATGCGCCTGCGGACAGTCGGCGTTCGAGCTCAGCGGCTCTCCCATGCTTGCGGCCGAGTGCTGGTGCGAGAGCTGTCGCGCCGCCGCCAGAACGCTGGAGGCGCTGCCGGATGCGCCGCCGATGGCAGAGCAGGGCGGCGGCACCCGGTTCGTTCTCTACCGCAAGGATCGGGTCACGCCGCTGCGGGGCACCGACCAGCTGCGCGAATACCGCTTGGGTACGGAGGCAAAGACCCGCCGCGTCGTCGCCACCTGCTGCAACTCGGCGATGTTTCTGGAGTTCCAGGGCGGCCACTGGCTCAGCCTATACAGCCAGCGCCTGCCTATGTGGCAGCGCCCTGTCCCCAACCTGCGGACCATGATGAGCGATGCGCCCACGGGGACGCCGCCCGACGACGCCATTCCGTCCTACGACCGCCAATCCGCCGGCTTCATGTTCAGGCTGCTTGGCGCGTGGATCGCCATGGGCTTCCGCGCGCCGAAGCTCGACTATGTGAAAGGAGCGCTCGATGCCCGCGCCTGACGACAAGATCGAGGTGGAGAACGTGAACATCCCCGGCCGGACGGAGCGGGTCGGCCGGGTGAAGTACGAGGCGATGCGCGCGGCGCTCCTCGCCGTGCTGCCGGAAGGAGCACCCGGCCTCACCGCGAAGGAGGCGAAGGAGCGGCTGATCCCGCACCTGCCTGATGACCTCTTCCCCGGCGGTGCCAAGGCGGGCTGGTGGATGAAGACCGTGCAACTCGACCTGGAGGCGAAGTGCCTCGTCGCACGGGAGAACACCAAGCCGCTCCGCTTCCACCGGACCTGAGCGGCACCGTCCCTTTGCGCTTGACTTGGGGGCAGCGATCCACGATATCGGCGGCTCACCCGCTCCGGCCCGTCCGGGGCGCGGTGGCGTATTTGCGAAACGCCCCGGCGACGGGGCCGCTGTCTGAGGCAGATGAAACGCCGGAAGACCCGGGGCCACAGGACGCGACAGACACGAAGGACCACGCGCATGTTCGCGGTGATCAAGACTGGCGGCAAGCAGTATAAAGTTGCCAAGGATGATGTCTTCACGGTCGAGAAGCTGGCCGGCGAAGCAGGGGACGAGATCCGGTTCGAGCACGTTCTGATGCTCGGCGGGGACACCACGACCGTCGGCGCGCCGACGATCGACGGTGCGGCCGTCGTGGCCGAAGTGGTCGAGCAGACCCGCGGCGAGAAGGTGATCTCCTTCAAGAAGCGCCGGCGGAAGCACTCCTCCCAGCGTCGCCGCGGCCACCGTCAGCACCTGACGAAGGTGCGGATCACGGACATCCTCGCCGATGGCTCCAAGGCCCCGGCGAAGAAGAAGGCGGCTCCGAAGGCCGACGCGGCACCCGAGGCCGCTCCGGCGACCGCCGCGGCGGCTCCGGCCAACCTGATGAGCGAGGCCCCGGCCGAGAAGGACGACCTCAAGAAGCTCTCGGGCGTCGGTCCGAAGCTGGAGACCACGCTGAACGAGGCGGGCGTCTACACCTTCGCCCAGATCGCCGCGTGGGGTCCGGAGGACATCGCCTACATGGACGAGAAGCTGTCCTTCAAGGGCCGCATCGAGCGTGAGAACTGGATCGAGCAGGCGAAGGAATTCGCCGGCGCAGCCGAGTAAGGAGAGAGACGAATGGCACATAAAAAGGCAGGCGGTTCCTCCCGCAACGGTCGCGACTCCGCAGGGCGTCGCCTCGGCGTGAAGAAGTATGGCGGCGAAGCTGTCATCCCCGGCAACATCATCGTGCGTCAGCGCGGCACCAAGTGGTGGCCGGGCGAGGGCGTCGGCATGGGCCGCGACCACACCATCTTCGCGACCGAAGAAGGCAACGTGAAATTCCACAAGGGTCTCAAGGGCCGCACGTTCATCAGCGTGCTCCCGCAACAGGAGGCCGCTGAATAAGCCGGACCTACTGTTAGAACAGTTTCGGGGATCGGCGGAAACGCCGGTCCCCGATCTCGTTTCCGCCGGTCCCCTCCACCGCCGCCAACTGGATACGCGGCATCGCCAGAGGGAGAGGGCACATGACCCTGACCGGAAAAGATCTGATCGCCATGGGCTTCGAGCAGGGGGCCTGGTTCGGCCCCGCACTCGCGGAGGCCAACGCGCAGAATCTGCAGGGCGATGACCTCCGCCAGTATCTCGAACGGATCGCACCTCCGCGAAAGCGGCCGCTCCTGAGCGAGCCCGCGCCTTTCGCCATGCATATCGAGGCGGAGGGTGAGGAGGACGCGGCCAATGTCGCGGCCGTCGAACGGACCATGGCCAAGCTGATGCGCACCCCGACCCTGGTCGGTGGGGCGGTGATGCCCGATGCCTGTCCGGCGGGACCCGAGGGCACGATCCCGGTCGGCGGCGTCGCCATCGCGCGCAACGCCATCCATCCGGGCATGCACTCGGCCGACATCTGCTGCTCCGTCATGATGACGGAGTTCCACGATCTGGCGCCCAAGGACGTGCTCGACACCATGCACGCCGTGACCCATTTCGGGCCGGGCGGGCGGCGCAACGGGGAGCGGTTCACCCTCTCCCCCAAGCTGCTCGACGCCTTCCGCGAGAACCGCTTCCTGCGGGATGCGAAGATCGTGCAGGCTGCGCAGGAGCATCTGGGTACCCAGGGCGACGGCAACCACTTCGCCTTCGTCGGCATCTCCTCGGCCACCGGGCGGACCTGCCTGGTGACCCACCACGGCTCCCGCGGGCCGGGGGCGGGGCTCTACAAGCTCGGGATGAAGGCGGCGGAGAAGCACCGCAAGCGCCTGTCGCCGGAGACGGAGAAGGGCAACGCCTGGATCCCGGCCGATACCGAGCAGGGCGAGGCCTACTGGGAGGCGCTGCAACTGGTGCGCAAGTGGACCAAGGCGAACCACAACGGTCTGCATCAGGCCGTGGTGGAGCGTTTGCGCGCGCGTCAGGAGCGGCGGATCTGGAACGAGCACAACTTCGTCTTCCGCAAGGACGACCTCTACTACCACGCCAAGGGGGCGACCCCGGTGGACGAGGCCTTCCTGCCGGACAGCGGGGGCGTGCAGATCGTGCCGCTCAACATGGCGCAGCCGGTTCTGCTGGTGCGCCGGGCCGAGGGCGCGCCCGAGCATGGCTTCGCGCCGCACGGGGCCGGGCGGAACCGCTCGCGCACCGCACACAAGCGCAGCCTGGGCGGCCGCCCGGATGCGGAGGTCTTCGCGGCGGAGACGGAGGGCCTCGACGCCCGCTTCTTCTGCGGCCGGATCGACGTGTCCGAACTGCCGTCCGCCTACAAGGACGCGGGCGTGGTTCGTCGCCAGATGGCGGAGCATCGCCTGGCCGATGTCGTCGACGAGATCGTGCCCTACGGCTCGATCATGGCCGGCGACTGGGAGCACGACGCGCCCTGGCGTGTGAAGGCCCGCGCCAAGCGGGCCGCGAAGGAGGCCGCCGCATGATCGGCAATATCAAAGGAGGCGCTGGCGCAAGCCAGCGCCACCACTTATCTTTTCCGGTTCCGGGGGAGATGATTGGAGCAAGAGCCGTGGAAGGACCTGTGATGGGACCGCACGTGATCGAAACCGAGCGCCTGACGCTCCGCCCCCTGCGCGCCTCCGACGCCGGGCTGATCTCGCTCTATGCGGGGGACGCGCGCGTGGCGAAGATGACGACCCGCATCCCGCACCCCTATCCGCCTGGTGCGGCGGAAACGCTGATCGGCCGCGCGACGCGCCCCGACAGCGATGAGCAGATCTGGGCGATGGACGCGACAAAGATCGAGGGCAGCGAGCTCCTCGGCCTCATCGCCGTGCGCGGTGACGGTGAGGTCGGCTACTGGGTCGGCGCCCCGTTCTGGAAGACCGGCTACGCCCGTGAGGCGCTGGAGGCGGTGATCGCCGACCAGTTCGCCGCGGGCCGCGAGGTCCTGACCGCCAGCGTCTTCCAGGACAACGAGCCGTCGGCGAAGCTGCTGACCTCCGTGGGCTTCCGCTACACCGGCGTCGGCGAGACCGTCTCCGTCTCCCGCGGCGGCACCGTGCCCACCTGGACCTACGAGCTGCGCCCGACGCACGACTGAAGGCGCTTGTGCGAAGTTCTTCGAAGAGCGGCTCCGGCGGGTGACTGCCGGGCCGACGGCATGCAGGTCAGCGGAGGAACGTCGTCACCATGACCAGAACACGCCTTCCGATTGAGACGCCACGCCTCCGCCTCGACCGTCTGACCCGCGCCGATGCGCCCACGTTCCACCGCCTCGTGACACAGCCCGAAGTCGGGCGGATGCTGTACGCCTTCCCGCCCGATTGGAGTGTTCCGGCGGCGGAGGCGTTCATCGACCGCTGGCAGGACGTCGAGCGTGGATGCTACCGCTTCGCTGTCCGCCGCGACGGCCGTCTCATCGGATCGGTCGGCGGGGCCACTGGCGGCGCCGCGCCGCCCGTTGTTTTTTATTTTCTAGACCCCGCGGAGGCGGGGCGGGGCTATGCGACCGAGGCCCTGCTGGGCTTCCTGCCCCACTTCTTCGCGAGCCACGGCCGGGCCGAGGTGCAGGCCGACGTCTTCACCGACAACCCCGCTTCCGCCCGCGTGCTGGAGAAGGTGGGCTTCCGTCACATCGGCGAGGGGATCGGCGAAAGTGCGGCAAGGCTTGAACCCCACCCGGTCTGGCTATACCGCCTGTCCCAATCAGACTTCGGAGTCCGGTCATGAAGTTCCTCGACCTCGCACGGGTCAATATCCGCTCCGGCGCCGGGGGGAACGGCTGCATCTCGTTCCGCCGGGAGAAGTATGTCGAGTATGGCGGCCCCGATGGCGGCAATGGCGGGCGCGGCGGCGACGTGATCGCCGAAGCCGTGGACGGGCTCAACACGCTGATCGACTACCGTTACCAGCAGCACTTCTTCGCAAAGAACGGGCGTCCCGGCGAGGGGCGGCAGAAGACCGGTGCCGATGGCGACGACATCGTGCTGAAGGTCCCCGTCGGCACCGAGATCCTCGACGAGGATCAGGAGACGGTGCTCGCCGACATGACCGAAGTCGGTCAGCGCTTCGTCATCGCCAAGGGCGGCAATGGCGGCTTCGGCAACCTGCACTTCAAATCCTCCACCAACCAGGCCCCGCGCCGCGCCAATCCGGGGCAGGAGGGCATCGAGGGTGTGATCTGGCTGCGGCTGAAGCTGATCGCGGATGTGGGCCTGCTGGGCCTGCCCAATGCAGGCAAGTCCACCTTCCTCGCCGCGACCTCGAACGCCCGGCCCAAGATCGCGGACTACCCGTTCACTACGCTGCACCCCAATCTGGGCGTCGTCGGCGTGGACGGGGCGGAGTTCGTGATCGCCGACATCCCCGGCCTGATCGCAGGCGCCCATGAGGGCCGCGGCATCGGCGACCGCTTCCTCGGCCATGTGGAGCGCTGTGCCGTGCTGTTGCACCTCGTGGACGGCACCTCCGACACGATTGCCGAGGATTACCGCACCATCATCGAGGAGCTGGAGCAGTATGGCGGCGGCCTCGCCGAGAAGCCCCGCATCACCGCCCTCAACAAGATCGACGCCCTCGACGAGGAGCTGGTTGAAATGCAGCGCGGCGAGCTGGAGGCGGCCTGCGGCGGCCCGGTCCTGACACTCTCGGGTGCGGCAGGAACCGGTGTGACCGAGGTGCTCCGTGCGCTCCGGGCCGAGATCCTCGCCCGCGATGCCGCCGAGAATGCCGTGGAGGAGGGGCCATGGCGGCCCTGACCGAGACCGCGGACCGCCTCGCCACCGCCCGCACCGTCGTCATCAAGATCGGCTCCGCCCTCCTGGTCGACGCCGCGACGGGCGACCTGCGCGCCACCTGGCTCGACGGCCTGCTCGCCGATGTCGCGGCGCTTCGGGCCGAGGGCAAGGCGGTGATCCTCGTCTCCTCCGGCTCCATCGCGCTGGGACGCGGGCTGCTGGGCCTTGCCCCCGGCCCCCTGCCGCTGGAGCAGAGCCAGGCCGCCGCCGCCGTCGGCCAGATCCGCCTCGCGCGCGCCTACCAGCAGGGGCTCGCCCCGCACGAGGTGATGACCGCGCAGGTCCTGATGACCCTCGACGACAGCGAGGATCGGCGGCGCTACCTCAATTCCCGCGCCACGCTGCGCACGCTGATCGGCCTCGGCGTCGTGCCCATCGTCAACGAGAACGATACGGTGGCGACCGACGAGATCCGCTACGGCGACAACGATCGCCTTGCCGCGCAGGTCGCGGCCCTCGTCGGCGCGGACGCGCTGATCCTGCTCTCCGACGTCGACGGCCTCTACACCGCCAACCCGCGCGAGGACACGACCGCCCGCCACCTGCCGCTGGTCGAGCGCATCACGCCGGAGATCGCCGCCATGGCCGGAGGCGCTGGAACCGCGGGCGCGAGCGGCGGGATGCGCACCAAGATCCTCGCTGCCGAAACGGCGCTGCAGGCGGGCTGCGCCATGGCGATCTGCCGCGGTGATGCCGACCGCCCGGTGAGCGCCCTGCGCAGCGGCGCGCGCGCCACCTGGTTCGTCCCGACCGAGGATCCGGCCCGCGCCCGCAAGCTCTGGATCGCCGCCATGCGCCCCCGCGGCACGCTGACGGTGGACGAGGGGGCGGCCCGTGCCCTGATCGCC is a genomic window of Pontivivens ytuae containing:
- a CDS encoding helix-turn-helix domain-containing protein produces the protein MRSAETYDYTLSLDKVAWHWRLGRRTVREMIRDGRLPAVRVGGQLRLCWRDVWRCEAGAMPARRAEDDYRRPLLTKKDVAASLAVSTRSVERLIAQGLPTRKVGQNTRIAPRDLEDWLDRQRET
- a CDS encoding TetR/AcrR family transcriptional regulator, translating into MTNGAETRRARTRAAILEAAERLFLRTGYSGTSMDEVAAEADVSKQTVYAHFGSKETLFVEMVEGMTGGAGDALLARVEDPSPDRPIEEFLHDFAVEQLRIVMTPRLLQLRRLVIGEVERFPELGATLHRRGPARSITRLASAFRAYAAQGVIAVPDPEAAGAYFNWLVMGGPTNDAMFLGDAAIPPESSFAPHARECVRIFIAAYGT
- a CDS encoding GFA family protein, with translation MRQTTVFTCACGQSAFELSGSPMLAAECWCESCRAAARTLEALPDAPPMAEQGGGTRFVLYRKDRVTPLRGTDQLREYRLGTEAKTRRVVATCCNSAMFLEFQGGHWLSLYSQRLPMWQRPVPNLRTMMSDAPTGTPPDDAIPSYDRQSAGFMFRLLGAWIAMGFRAPKLDYVKGALDARA
- a CDS encoding DUF6958 family protein — its product is MPAPDDKIEVENVNIPGRTERVGRVKYEAMRAALLAVLPEGAPGLTAKEAKERLIPHLPDDLFPGGAKAGWWMKTVQLDLEAKCLVARENTKPLRFHRT
- a CDS encoding 50S ribosomal protein L21 produces the protein MFAVIKTGGKQYKVAKDDVFTVEKLAGEAGDEIRFEHVLMLGGDTTTVGAPTIDGAAVVAEVVEQTRGEKVISFKKRRRKHSSQRRRGHRQHLTKVRITDILADGSKAPAKKKAAPKADAAPEAAPATAAAAPANLMSEAPAEKDDLKKLSGVGPKLETTLNEAGVYTFAQIAAWGPEDIAYMDEKLSFKGRIERENWIEQAKEFAGAAE
- the rpmA gene encoding 50S ribosomal protein L27; its protein translation is MAHKKAGGSSRNGRDSAGRRLGVKKYGGEAVIPGNIIVRQRGTKWWPGEGVGMGRDHTIFATEEGNVKFHKGLKGRTFISVLPQQEAAE
- a CDS encoding RtcB family protein, which translates into the protein MTLTGKDLIAMGFEQGAWFGPALAEANAQNLQGDDLRQYLERIAPPRKRPLLSEPAPFAMHIEAEGEEDAANVAAVERTMAKLMRTPTLVGGAVMPDACPAGPEGTIPVGGVAIARNAIHPGMHSADICCSVMMTEFHDLAPKDVLDTMHAVTHFGPGGRRNGERFTLSPKLLDAFRENRFLRDAKIVQAAQEHLGTQGDGNHFAFVGISSATGRTCLVTHHGSRGPGAGLYKLGMKAAEKHRKRLSPETEKGNAWIPADTEQGEAYWEALQLVRKWTKANHNGLHQAVVERLRARQERRIWNEHNFVFRKDDLYYHAKGATPVDEAFLPDSGGVQIVPLNMAQPVLLVRRAEGAPEHGFAPHGAGRNRSRTAHKRSLGGRPDAEVFAAETEGLDARFFCGRIDVSELPSAYKDAGVVRRQMAEHRLADVVDEIVPYGSIMAGDWEHDAPWRVKARAKRAAKEAAA
- a CDS encoding GNAT family N-acetyltransferase, giving the protein MGPHVIETERLTLRPLRASDAGLISLYAGDARVAKMTTRIPHPYPPGAAETLIGRATRPDSDEQIWAMDATKIEGSELLGLIAVRGDGEVGYWVGAPFWKTGYAREALEAVIADQFAAGREVLTASVFQDNEPSAKLLTSVGFRYTGVGETVSVSRGGTVPTWTYELRPTHD
- a CDS encoding GNAT family N-acetyltransferase translates to MTRTRLPIETPRLRLDRLTRADAPTFHRLVTQPEVGRMLYAFPPDWSVPAAEAFIDRWQDVERGCYRFAVRRDGRLIGSVGGATGGAAPPVVFYFLDPAEAGRGYATEALLGFLPHFFASHGRAEVQADVFTDNPASARVLEKVGFRHIGEGIGESAARLEPHPVWLYRLSQSDFGVRS
- the obgE gene encoding GTPase ObgE; the encoded protein is MKFLDLARVNIRSGAGGNGCISFRREKYVEYGGPDGGNGGRGGDVIAEAVDGLNTLIDYRYQQHFFAKNGRPGEGRQKTGADGDDIVLKVPVGTEILDEDQETVLADMTEVGQRFVIAKGGNGGFGNLHFKSSTNQAPRRANPGQEGIEGVIWLRLKLIADVGLLGLPNAGKSTFLAATSNARPKIADYPFTTLHPNLGVVGVDGAEFVIADIPGLIAGAHEGRGIGDRFLGHVERCAVLLHLVDGTSDTIAEDYRTIIEELEQYGGGLAEKPRITALNKIDALDEELVEMQRGELEAACGGPVLTLSGAAGTGVTEVLRALRAEILARDAAENAVEEGPWRP
- the proB gene encoding glutamate 5-kinase, encoding MAALTETADRLATARTVVIKIGSALLVDAATGDLRATWLDGLLADVAALRAEGKAVILVSSGSIALGRGLLGLAPGPLPLEQSQAAAAVGQIRLARAYQQGLAPHEVMTAQVLMTLDDSEDRRRYLNSRATLRTLIGLGVVPIVNENDTVATDEIRYGDNDRLAAQVAALVGADALILLSDVDGLYTANPREDTTARHLPLVERITPEIAAMAGGAGTAGASGGMRTKILAAETALQAGCAMAICRGDADRPVSALRSGARATWFVPTEDPARARKLWIAAMRPRGTLTVDEGAARALIAGRSLLPAGITGVGGHFKRGDAVDIVGLDGGAVARALAGYDSAELVKIAGRQSGEIESLLGHPGRAYVVHRDDMAI